The following proteins are co-located in the Cyprinus carpio isolate SPL01 chromosome B19, ASM1834038v1, whole genome shotgun sequence genome:
- the cica gene encoding protein capicua homolog isoform X2, translating into MKPIKKQERRSPPSTRAKGVKRRAVDSSPQEEKRETKEKPQISPTSPKRHISSNSDSSQEGPLRRSASPEKEGVLSIAVDFGKTEECPRSAKSGGTQSDSNSSTISASNSPNPSSSRKTATFKARVPKKKYTSEHCAGNHGNASTPSTPPQSSSSSHNGSGASQGPAASAAPTDLHGQSQLAEDSITGYGHNNVTGPTGRTAGECGERDGPSASSPQRCSSTDTASEHSADLDVTTSRRDSHSSSQKPQAHSTSTSSQESLSSGLAGVLAKGLKNQRVLARQGPRLGEGWPHDRGREMSGVFRTGVVRRVSEEHGIVEVQLNGEKTICKYPFQVATDSVDLILDASPPGVAPVAIGSLVCIPFGGGDEGSEGVQQWYREGIVTQVDPHPAVSFPYRVQLREDRSDERKERSGVEDDGRAQAIWVSRQNLRLLVPPWDLEPPQPAEPGIDGRRVREREWEEREDMEVEQEVVQLTRPTFVQSLLQPFPSPHSSSSVVNTAITSVLSVAPNRDWENHREKDQERDLHRHLERERERERERERERQKHHHQPHHLYSSTPDGVDLEVSCLSQLRDGGITALGGKALGAPSPHRPILSKPNYLSPHLSVVRGLSTPIAPHLPLAPHPNHPPMLLGLGSATGAAVISSTSQLPPLPPSSSRGSLDKTPSSNSHGASGGGSGSSSSSSRSRTPLTAAQQKYKKGDVVCTPTGIRKKFNGKQWRRLCSREGCSKESQRRGYCSRHLSMRTKEMEAGGGVGRDRSGASSTGTITPDLRLGGRTSSEYDWDDNSRDSSEASSRGGDSRTRLVMTSLIPQELTRDMSRFDFDECEAANMLVSLGSSRSCTPPFSPVSNQSPFSPAPSPSPTLFGIRPDNFSPITAPLTPRRLRHLSGTKIHGTPSAERERHISGIVPTFQTNLTFTVPMSPSKRKMDVPPPPLSSASDYAKSDPQLSDHGLSLNAAAFRVLSPQSQPTTPSYLSFPRQRSVTSRPSSSAASTPPPMLVSPTPPSPLPQDPSSRRIVPLRDSPVIVRNPDVPLAKFSDGPLSRRASSRSREHSQPLHHAVGLQAPVPINGAATNGAVLLRNPAPTLVLVTSSQSLTTVAPGHPAHSNSAALNITTSNATTGPALALSGSGGKEQERKSGGPADAGGVLPQPVACHPSPTALLPLILPAESPHPAPRKDIIMGRPGTVWTNVEPRSVPVFAWHSLVPFLETSQTKMSMQPADGQTLVNQSKEPRCGVALVTEGPTDHPAPQRGSPSCPPPTAEDPPVERGGDSETESDADDLFFPAQDIAPSTCPVKRRTQSLSALPKEGDKKREKDHIRRPMNAFMIFSKRHRALVHQRHPNQDNRTVSKILGEWWYALGPKEKKKYHDLAFQVKEAHFRAHPDWKWCNKDRRKSLSEGRGTPGAKEARERSVSESTEAHNASQGADHKGAGPSWTSPRSDGHGGSMGGQLQRPRAFSQSAVHTLERREKERVLESTGLFHPRAPAHPRRPSEDVTSDEEPMVICEEGDDDVIEDSFADGSIDLKCKERVTDSDDENEHADEADSKRTFQPVHSSVAFSPTGTTGNKNNEDGREKNPEKRGMGGAELDNGGPKEGKGGGGGGQVPFHVNSASVTGITATLPHNPGTYLSQGAVRMAPTVVTNVVRPITSTPIPIASKPADGGVAVGTLPPDGKPKLLIGAGGAGGGGYFPSSSPKPNGQGSLVTGLVLGGTFPNQPTVQLITPPQPSPCNGTSSNSAVPLPLLHHQFLPAASITPHSGGKPVTQVQYILPTLSAAANPNSPSSQQTQQPSSVLTLSSAAPTHVSLANGVYTGAGQGIRYASVPAVGGVSPGGGVHAQSPVLQSKMLVPMATVGTGSTPPQPISLVGPPLPVQHGTQPGSKIIQIAPMPVVQTNVHPGGSVHTGNSFPVSMPTATVMASGPTSPQTVLLTPPPTRITYVQSTPGVAAPFPLGSTHAVSSTHQTPSPAGPSFLQSPVATIGFTAIAPAGQALVQPIVASQPPLLAPCPPPSGLSQPAQASTATHQLVTTIYPRVSLAGGVVSVTAVPQSTASSTSVPASSSMHQEKTHSAAAAQPHAQTDAQLQTQVNMHMENERRPETRKEMEKQRDLVVSKDGHQTPPSGLEESVQHAHKGQHCEGKEDGKKGSKMERESERDVGGGPSQTERAERARAMEGETESQAEINSKDESREAGRREASVSDPPPPPLQTDSPSVKKTKFRPPPLKNTTDAGDKALFGSSFEERLKELPEFKPEDVLPSPNLQSLTTSPRAILGSYRRKRRNSTDLDSADDPSSPRRKSRCLSSCSSEPNTPKSAAKCEGDIFTFDRAGETEHILEELDRVPPSSLRRMLDQRRALVMQLFQEHGFFPSAQATAAFQARHSDTFPSKVCLQLKIREVRQKIMQNAGSSESVGCAAAGSSDSASTPGPSNPAARENPEADERGRATEEPKKDAGDPQESR; encoded by the exons ATGAAGCCCATTAAAAAGCAAGAAAGGCGGTCGCCCCCATCCACTCGCGCCAAAGGAGTTAAGAGGAGGGCAGTGGACAGTAGCCCacaggaagagaagagagaaacaaAGGAAAAGCCCCAAATTTCACCTACCTCTCCCAAGAGACATATCTCCTCAAATTCTGACTCATCACAGGAAGGGCCACTGAGAAGAAGCGCGTCTCCGGAAAAGGAGGGGGTCCTTAGCATAGCAGTGGATTTCGGGAAGACAGAGGAATGCCCCAGAAGCGCCAAATCTGGTGGAACACAGAGTGACAGCAACAGTAGCACGATCAGTGCCAGCAACAGCCCCAATCCTTCGTCTAGTCGCAAAACAGCCACTTTTAAGGCCCGTGTGCCCAAGAAGAAGTACACCTCGGAGCACTGTGCCGGAAACCATGGCAACGCCAGCACTCCCAGCACACCCCCACAGAGCAGCAGCAGCTCTCATAACGGAAGTGGTGCTAGTCAGGGCCCAGCTGCTTCTGCTGCACCCACGGACCTACACGGTCAAAGCCAGCTGGCTGAGGACAGCATCACCGGGTACGGACACAACAATGTAACTGGGCCTACAGGTAGAACTGCAGGTGAGTGCGGAGAGAGGGACGGGCCGAGTGCATCCAGCCCACAGCGTTGCTCCTCAACCGACACAGCCAGCGAACACTCGGCTGATCTAGACGTGACAACTTCAAGACGTGATTCTCACTCCAGCTCCCAAAAGCCACAAGCACATAGCACTTCAACATCCTCGCAGGAGAGTCTGTCATCTGGTCTAGCCGGTGTCCTCGCCAAAGGTCTCAAAAATCAGAGAGTTCTGGCCCGACAGGGTCCCAGATTAGGGGAAGGCTGGCCACACGATCGGGGCCGGGAAATGTCTGGTGTGTTTCGCACTGGAGTTGTGCGGAGAGTCAGCGAGGAGCATGGGATTGTGGAGGTGCAACTAAATGGAGAAAAGACCATATGCAAATACCCATTTCAAGTGGCTACTGATTCTGTTGACCTTATTCTAGATGCGTCACCTCCCGGTGTGGCCCCGGTGGCTATAGGATCACTAGTCTGCATCCCCTTTGGAGGAGGTGACGAGGGCAGTGAGGGAGTGCAACAGTGGTACAGAGAAGGTATAGTCACACAAGTAGATCCACACCCAGCTGTGTCTTTCCCATACCGTGTTCAGCTAAGGGAAGATCGGTCTGATGAGAGAAAGGAAAGGAGTGGTGTGGAAGATGACGGAAGGGCTCAGGCCATTTGGGTCTCACGACAAAATCTCCGCCTCCTGGTTCCTCCTTGGGACTTAGAGCCGCCCCAGCCAGCAGAGCCAGGGATTGATGGTAGGAGGGTAAGAGAACGAGAGTGGGAGGAAAGAGAGGACATGGAAGTGGAGCAGGAGGTGGTTCAACTGACTAGACCAACGTTTGTTCAGAGCTTGCTGCAACCTTTCCCCTCACCCCATTCTTCGTCTTCTGTCGTTAACACTGCCATCACATCTGTACTCAGTGTGGCCCCAAACAGAGACTGGGAAAATCACAGAGAGAAGGATCAGGAAAGAGATTTGCATAGGCACTTAGAGAGAGAAAGGGAACGAGAacgagaaagggagagagagaggcaaaaGCATCATCATCAACCCCATCATCTTTATTCATCCACCCCAGATGGCGTGGATTTGGAAGTCAGCTGTCTTAGCCAGCTAAGGGATGGTGGCATCACTGCCTTGGGAGGGAAAGCTCTTGGGGCTCCTTCTCCACATCGCCCCATTCTTTCTAAACCAAACTACCTCAGCCCTCACCTTTCTGTGGTGAGAGGGCTCAGTACCCCGATTGCACCCCACCTGCCCCTTGCTCCTCACCCAAATCACCCCCCTATGCTCCTGGGCCTGGGTTCAGCCACAGGTGCGGCAGTCATCTCATCCACGTCCCAGCTTCCTCCCTTGCCCCCAAGCTCTTCTCGAGGCTCCCTGGACAAGACCCCCAGCTCCAACTCACATGGTGCATCAGGGGGTGGCTCTGGATCCTCGTCATCTTCGTCACGGTCCCGCACACCCCTCACGGCCGCTCAACAGAAGTACAAGAAGGGCGATGTGGTGTGCACCCCTACAGGCATCCGCAAGAAGTTCAACGGAAAGCAGTGGCGCAGACTGTGCTCACGTGAAGGCTGCTCGAAGGAGTCACAGAGGCGTGGCTACTGCTCTCGGCATCTCTCCATGCGCACCAAAGAGATGGAAGCCGGAGGCGGGGTTGGCCGAGACAGGAGTGGCGCCAGTAGCACTGGCACCATCACACCTGACCTACGTTTAGGTGGACGCACCAGCAGCGAATATGACTGGGACGACAACTCAAGAGACAGCAGTGAAGCCAGCAGCCGTGGCGGGGACTCTCGAACACGTCTGGTGATGACTTCTCTTATACCACAAGAACTGACACGTGACATGTCGCGCTTTGACTTTGACGAGTGTGAGGCTGCAAATATGCTGGTCTCGCTTGGCAGCTCACGTTCGTGCACACCCCCATTCTCACCTGTATCCAATCAGTCACCATTCTCACCTGCGCCATCCCCCTCGCCCACGCTATTTGGCATCCGCCCAGATAATTTCAGCCCAATCACAGCACCACTGACCCCTCGTCGCCTTCGCCACCTCAGTGGCACGAAAATCCATGGCACTCCCAGCGCAGAACGTGAGCGCCACATCTCTGGCATCGTCCCCACTTTTCAGACCAACTTGACATTCACTGTACCCATGAGTCCCAGTAAACGTAAGATGGATGTCCCCCCACCCCCGCTGTCTAGTGCATCAGACTATGCGAAATCTGATCCCCAACTCAGTGACCACGGCCTCAGCCTCAACGCGGCAGCATTCAGGGTTCTATCCCCTCAAAGCCAGCCTACCACCCCCTCATATCTCTCATTTCCTCGACAGAGGAGTGTCACAAGCCGGCCCTCATCCTCTGCTGCATCTACTCCACCCCCAATGCTGGTTTCTCCCACACCACCCTCACCACTGCCACAGGATCCCAGCTCACGTCGTATCGTTCCCCTACGTGATTCGCCTGTCATTGTTCGTAACCCCGATGTGCCGTTGGCAAAATTCAGCGATGGTCCCCTGAGCCGTAGAGCAAGCTCACGCTCTAGGGAGCACAGCCAGCCCCTTCACCATGCCGTGGGCCTCCAGGCCCCTGTGCCCATAAATGGCGCTGCCACCAACGGAGCCGTTCTCCTTCGCAATCCCGCTCCCACCTTAGTCCTGGTGACTTCCTCTCAGTCATTGACGACTGTGGCTCCTGGACATCCCGCCCATTCAAACTCTGCTGCTTTGAATATCACCACCTCTAATGCAACCACTGGACCTGCCCTTGCACTATCTGGCTCAGGAGGTAAAGAGCAAGAGAGGAAGTCAGGTGGGCCTGCAGATGCAGGTGGTGTTCTCCCACAGCCTGTGGCTTGCCATCCTTCACCCACTGCTCTGTTGCCCCTCATCCTGCCAGCCGAGTCCCCTCACCCTGCTCCTCGCAAAGACATCATCATGGGACGGCCTGGCACTG TTTGGACCAATGTGGAGCCCCGCTCTGTGCCAGTGTTCGCGTGGCATTCGTTGGTTCCTTTTCTGGAGACCAGCCAGACAAAAATGTCCATGCAGCCTGCAGATGGCCAAACACTTGTAAATCAGAGCAAAG AACCTCGCTGTGGAGTTGCCCTTGTGACTGAGGGACCTACTGACCATCCAGCACCACAGAGAGGTTCCCCGTCTTGCCCCCCTCCTACTGCCGAAGACCCACCCGTGGAGAGAGGAGGTGACAGTGAGACCGAGAGTGATGCTGACGACCT tttttttccagctcaAGACATTGCCCCATCCACCTGCCCAGTGAAAAGGCGCACACAATCTCTCAGTGCACTCCCAAAAGAAGGTGACAAGAAG AGGGAAAAGGACCACATCAGACGGCCAATGAATGCATTTATGATCTTTAGTAAGCGGCACCGTGCACTGGTTCACCAGCGGCACCCCAACCAGGACAACCGTACCGTCAGTAAAATACTGGGTGAGTGGTGGTACGCGCTGGGACCCAAAGAGAAGAAGAAGTACCATGATCTTGCCTTCCAG GTGAAGGAGGCTCATTTCCGAGCTCACCCTGATTGGAAATGGTGTAACAAGGACAGAAGGAAGTCCCTGTCTGAGGGCAGGGGAACTCCAGGGGCCAAAGAAGCTCGCGAGCGCAGCGTGTCTGAAAGCACAG AGGCCCATAATGCATCTCAGGGGGCAGACCACAAAGGAGCAGGGCCCAGCTGGACTTCACCTCGGTCTGACGGTCACGGAGGATCAATGGGAGGGCAGCTTCAGCGGCCTCGCGCCTTTTCCCAGAGCGCTGTGCATACTCTGGAGAGGAGGGAGAAGGAGAGGGTGCTGGAAAGCACGGGACTGTTTCATCCCCGTGCCCCTGCTCACCCTCGACGACCGAGTGAGGATGTGACCAGTGATGAAGAGCCTATGGTGATCTGCGAAGAGGGGGATGATGATGTCATAG AAGACTCGTTTGCAGACGGCTCCATTGACCTGAAGTGTAAAGAGAGAGTGACAGACAGCGATGACGAAAACGAGCATGCAGATGAAGCTGACAGCAAG CGCACCTTCCAACCAGTTCATTCCTCTGTGGCGTTCTCTCCAACTGGCACAACTGGCAACAAAAACAACGAAGACGGGCGTGAAAAGAACCCGGAGAAGAGAGGCATGGGTGGTGCAGAACTGGATAATGGGGGGCCCAAAGAAGGgaaaggaggaggtggaggagggcAGGTTCCGTTCCATGTTAATTCGGCCTCCGTCACTGGTATAACTGCTACTTTGCCACACAATCCCGGGACATACCTTTCGCAAGGCGCTGTCAGGATGGCCCCCACCGTGGTGACCAATGTTGTTCGTCCCATCACTAGCACCCCTATCCCCATCGCCAGCAAGCCAGCTGATGGGGGTGTGGCTGTTGGGACCCTACCTCCAGACGGGAAGCCCAAGCTACTGATCGGTGCTGGCGGAGCAGGAGGAGGTGGGTACTTTCCCTCCTCTTCTCCCAAACCTAATGGGCAAGGAAGCTTAGTAACTGGCCTAGTCCTGGGAGGAACCTTCCCAAACCAACCCACCGTTCAGCTCATCACCCCACCCCAACCTTCTCCATGCAACGGAACCTCTAGTAACAGCGCAGTACCCCTTCCCCTGCTTCATCACCAGTTCCTCCCTGCTGCCTCCATTACGCCCCATAGTGGCGGGAAACCCGTAACACAGGTGCAGTACATCCTTCCAACTCTGTCTGCAGCTGCCAATCCCAACAGTCCCTCCTCCCAGCAGACCCAGCAGCCCTCCAGCGTCCTTACCTTGTCCAGTGCTGCACCCACTCATGTGAGCCTGGCCAATGGTGTATATACAGGGGCGGGGCAAGGAATAAGATATGCTTCAGTCCCAGCGGTGGGAGGAGTCAGCCCGGGAGGTGGAG TTCACGCACAGTCCCCAGTCTTGCAGAGCAAGATGTTGGTTCCCATGGCAACAGTCGGAACAGGATCTACACCTCCGCAGCCGATTTCCCTGGTGGGTCCACCCCTTCCTGTTCAACATGGGACTCAACCAGGAAGTAAG ATCATTCAAATTGCACCAATGCCGGTGGTCCAAACAAATGTGCATCCTGGAGGATCAGTGCATACCGGCAACTCGTTTCCTGTCTCTATGCCAACCGCGACTGTCATGGCCTCTGGGCCCACCTCTCCTCAGACGGTGCTCTTGACGCCACCACCTACAAG GATCACATATGTCCAGTCAACTCCTGGAGTTGCAGCTCCTTTTCCATTGGGTTCAACACATGCAGTCTCTTCCACCCACCAGACCCCGTCACCTGCGGGTCCATCTTTTTTGCAATCTCCAGTGGCGACCATCGGGTTCACTGCAATTGCCCCAGCCGGTCAGGCCTTGGTTCAGCCTATTGTTGCAA GTCAGCCACCCCTCCTGGCTCCATGCCCGCCCCCGAGTGGATTGTCACAACCTGCACAAGCCTCGACGGCCACCCATCAACTTGTGACCACCATTTACCCCAGAGTTAGCTTAGCCGGAGGAGTTGTGTCAGTGACAGCCGTGCCGCAAAGCACAGCAAGCTCCACATCAGTTCCAGCATCATCCTCAATGCATCAAGAGAAAACCCACTCAGCCGCGGCCGCGCAACCACACGCGCAGACAGATGCGCAGCTGCAGACTCAGGTAAACATGCACATGGAAAACGAGAGAAGACCAGAAACTAGGAAGGAGATGGAGAAACAGAGAGACCTGGTGGTGTCAAAGGATGGACATCAGACGCCACCTAGTGGTTTGGAGGAATCGGTGCAACATGCACATAAAG GTCAGCATTGTGAAGGGAAGGAGGATGGAAAGAAAGGGAGCAAAATGGAGCGAGAGTCTGAAAGAGACGTAGGAGGGGGCCCGTCTCAAACAGAGAGAGCTGAGAGAGCAAGAGCGATGGAAGGGGAGACAGAGAGTCAAGCTGAGATCAACAGCAAAGACGAGAGTCGAGAG GCAGGACGCAGGGAAGCTTCTGTTTCGGACCCCCCACCACCCCCTTTACAGACTGACTCCCCTTCAGTTAAAAAGACCAAGTTCCGCCCACCTCCACTGAAAAACACCACTGATGCTGGGGACAA GGCGCTGTTTGGCTCCTCTTTTGAAGAGCGTCTTAAAGAGCTGCCGGAGTTCAAGCCTGAAGATGTGCTGCCCTCTCCCAATTTACAGAGTCTAACAACTTCCCCTAGAGCCATACTGGGCAGCTACCGCAGGAAGCGGAGGAACTCTACAG ATCTAGACTCCGCCGACGACCCCAGTTCACCACGAAGGAAGAGTCGCTGCTTGTCCAGCTGCAGCTCAGAGCCCAACACGCCCAAGAGTGCTGCCAAGTGTGAAGGGGACATCTTTACCTTCGACAGGGCTG GAGAGACAGAGCATATTTTGGAGGAGTTGGACCGTGTGCCGCCTTCCTCTCTGCGTAGGATGTTGGACCAGCGGCGTGCGCTTGTTATGCAGCTCTTCCAGGAGCACGGCTTCTTCCCCTCAG CGCAAGCCACAGCTGCCTTCCAAGCTCGCCACTCGGACACGTTTCCCAGCAAGGTGTGCCTGCAGCTGAAGATCCGCGAGGTAAGGCAGAAGATCATGCAGAATGCCGGCAGTTCGGAAAGCGTGGGATGCGCGGCCGCCGGAAGCTCTGACTCCGCCTCTACTCCCGGACCATCCAATCCAGCGGCCAGGGAGAATCCCGAAGCGGACGAGAGGGGCAGGGCCACGGAAGAGCCAAAGAAAGACGCGGGCGATCCGCAGGAGTCAAGATGA